The Thermotoga caldifontis AZM44c09 genomic interval TACTGCATCGTACCGTACACGCGCGGTCGTGAGCGTAGCAGGCCGATGAGCGACGTGCTGAAAGAGATCGAGAAGCTGATCGCTGAAGGCACCATCGAGATCACGTTCCTCGGCCAGAACGTTGATGCGTACGGGAAAGACTTGAAAGACGGTACGAGCCTCGCGAGACTCATCGAAGAAGCGAGCAAATTCGAACAGATCAGAAGGATTTGGTTTTTGACCTCTTATCCGACCGACATCACCGACGAACTCATAGAAACCGTCGCTGAGAACCCCAAGGCTGCGAAGTCGTTCCACATACCGGTGCAGTCCGGCAGCGATCGCATCCTGAGAATGATGAACCGTCGCTACACGTCGGCACAGTTTTTGGAACTCGTGGAAAAGATACGTTCAAAGATTCCGGACGTTTCTGTGAGCAGCGACGTCATCGTTGGTTTTCCAACCGAAACCGAAGAAGACTACAGGCAAACGGTGGATCTGGTCAAGAGAGCGAAGTTCGAACGCCTCAACCTCGCCGTCTATTCTCCCCGGCCGGGCACGGTGGCCGCGAAATACTTCAAAGACGATGTGCCTAAGAGCGTGAAGATCAAAAGATTGAACGAACTTCTGGAAATTCAAAAGCAGATCAACGCAGAGCTGAACAGAGCTTACCTCGGCAGGTCTGTCGAGATCATCGTCGAAGGTAGAACTAAGGATGGTTCGTACTACGGCCGGGACATCAGGAACAAGATCGTGATCTTCACGAGTGATGAAGAACTCAGAAATGGTGAGACCGTTCGCGTCAAGGTGGAAAGAACGACGGCCGGTCCGGTCTACGGAAGGAAGGAATAGAAAATGCGGGCCCTGGTGGGCCCGCCAAAGCCGTGGGGGGTGTATCTCAAGGGGGATAGGGGGGTTCCTGTGTTCAGTTTCCAACTACATTGTAAGGGTTACAAGTTACATTATCTATCAGTTTATGTTCCTGTGTGACAACGTTTGTGTTAACAAATCTCTGACCAAACTGGTCTAGCTTTCCTTCCACTATTATCGACGTCCCAACCCTTCAAACGGTTCAAACCCTTCGAACCTTCTCTGCGATGAACCGATCGAGCACATCTTCGAGATTGGGTTTTCCTATTTCCTGCAACTCGTACCTCACCCTTACGGCAGGTTTGTTGAGTTTCATCACCCTCCGCAGATCGATCGGCGTACCGATGATCACCACATCGGCTTCGGCTCTGTTTATCGTTTCTTCCAGTTCCCTTATCTGTTTTTCTCCATAACCCATCGCCGGCAGTATCAAATCCAGGTGCGTGTACTTCTTGTAAGTCTCCAGAATGGAACCTACAGCGTAGGGTCTCGGGTCGACTATCTGTGACGCGCCGAATTTTTTCGCCGCCACGAATCCTGCCCCATAACGCATCTCACCGTGCGTTAGAGTTGGACCGTCCTCCACCACTAAAGCCCTCTTTCCTTTGATCAAACCAGGATCTTCGACGAATATCGGTGATGCCGCATCTATCACTGTGGCTCTCGGGTTCCACTTTTCGATGTTCTTTCTCACCGTTTCTATCGCCTCCGGTGCGGCGGTTTCTTCTTTGTTGATGACTATCACATCGGCCATCAGAAGGTTGGTCATTCCTGGATGGTAAGAAACCTCGTGACCAGCCCTGTGCGGGTCTGCAACCACGATCAACAGATCGGGTTTGTAGAACGGAAAGTCGTTGTTACCACCATCCCACAGAATCACGTCTGGGTTCTCAGCTTCGGCACTCTCCAGTATGGCCTGATAATCAACTCCAGCATAGATCACAGACCTTCTATCTATGTGGGGTTCGTACTCCTCCCTCTCCTCGATCGTGCACTTGTGCTTGTCCAGATCCTCGTAAGTGGCGAACCTCTGAACCTTCTGCGCCACGAGATCTCCGTACGGCATGGGATGTCTTATCGATACGACCTTCAGGCCTCTGGATCTGAGTATGTCGAGAACGCGTCGCGTCGTCTGGCTTTTACCACAGCCTGTTCTCACGGCACAGACTGCCACAACCGGCTTCTTCGACTTGAGCATCGTGTGCGTCGGACCCATGAGTTTGAAATCTGCGCCCGCTGCGAGAACGATTGCAGCCCTTTCCATCACGTACTGGTGCGACAGGTCACTGTAAGCCAAGATTACCTCGTCCACGTTGTATTTCTTGATCAGTTCGACGAGTTTGGACTCTGGCTCGATCGGTATGCCGTTCGGATAGAGCTTCCCTGCGAGTTCTGGTGGGTATACTCTGCCTTCGATGTCGGGTATCTGTGTTGCCGTGAAGGCCACAACCTCGTATTCTTCGTTGTCCCTGAAGTAAACGTTGAAGTTGTGAAAGTCTCTACCTGCTGCACCCATGATGATGACGCGTTTACGCACCTTCAACACCTCCTACCGGTTCGTGATTCCTTGTGCCTGGATTAATATACCAAGTAAGCTCACCTTTGTCACGCACGAAACTAACTGTGTATCGTCTTCGACGAGCGATTAGTTCCTGGTCAGATACCAGTTTTTTGAGTATGCTCACGTATGCGCGAGTATGCTTCGCCGTGTACTTTTTGATATACTCTGTTCAGCGAGCGAAGAGGTGATGAACGGTGCACTATCTTTATCTGCTGGTCACACTCCTGTTCTTCTCTTCCCTCGAGGTCGTCACCAAACCCATATCTGGAAGAGTCGATCCTTTCTTCCTCACCTTTTTCAGATTCATCGTTGGTGGAACTTTTTTGATCCTGCTCGCCGCCCTCTCAAAGAGAAGAACAGAGCGTAACGATTTCCCCAAACTCGCACTCGTTGGATGCCTCAACGGTGTAATATCGATGAGCCTACTCCAGTTGTCCGTGAAATATTCGAACG includes:
- a CDS encoding cyclic 2,3-diphosphoglycerate synthase, which encodes MRKRVIIMGAAGRDFHNFNVYFRDNEEYEVVAFTATQIPDIEGRVYPPELAGKLYPNGIPIEPESKLVELIKKYNVDEVILAYSDLSHQYVMERAAIVLAAGADFKLMGPTHTMLKSKKPVVAVCAVRTGCGKSQTTRRVLDILRSRGLKVVSIRHPMPYGDLVAQKVQRFATYEDLDKHKCTIEEREEYEPHIDRRSVIYAGVDYQAILESAEAENPDVILWDGGNNDFPFYKPDLLIVVADPHRAGHEVSYHPGMTNLLMADVIVINKEETAAPEAIETVRKNIEKWNPRATVIDAASPIFVEDPGLIKGKRALVVEDGPTLTHGEMRYGAGFVAAKKFGASQIVDPRPYAVGSILETYKKYTHLDLILPAMGYGEKQIRELEETINRAEADVVIIGTPIDLRRVMKLNKPAVRVRYELQEIGKPNLEDVLDRFIAEKVRRV
- the miaB gene encoding tRNA (N6-isopentenyl adenosine(37)-C2)-methylthiotransferase MiaB; the encoded protein is MKVYFKTYGCQMNENDTEVMAGILLKEGFEIVDQVELADVVILNTCVVRQKSQDKYHSALGQLVKLKKEGKIKLVGVAGCGSNLEGEELIALGADFVIGSRSIVDIADVLRRAAAGEKPIHLEDRVPLLNADLPRFRTVKHHAWITIIHGCNRFCTYCIVPYTRGRERSRPMSDVLKEIEKLIAEGTIEITFLGQNVDAYGKDLKDGTSLARLIEEASKFEQIRRIWFLTSYPTDITDELIETVAENPKAAKSFHIPVQSGSDRILRMMNRRYTSAQFLELVEKIRSKIPDVSVSSDVIVGFPTETEEDYRQTVDLVKRAKFERLNLAVYSPRPGTVAAKYFKDDVPKSVKIKRLNELLEIQKQINAELNRAYLGRSVEIIVEGRTKDGSYYGRDIRNKIVIFTSDEELRNGETVRVKVERTTAGPVYGRKE